A region from the Stygiolobus caldivivus genome encodes:
- a CDS encoding ATP-binding protein has translation MSFQNPWWADKGKIYDDGHVRKVLSSNPRFLVPPIGESSLILGPRQVGKTTYLKVTIMNLLERGVEPTKVFFFSCDALKTKEDLVSLLSQYRSLINSEGGFIFLDEVTFVEDWNVGLLHLFNAGYFRDTVVYVSGSASVSLKKETLPGRPIRKLVYYPLNFRVFFNTFYKRLNAPTLSPSDVKGFFNASAKLAPYLSELNRGLLDYVKRGGFLATAYTDGDPLNSLYEVYKDAVLSDMAKLGKNERAFREVVEKVIDFYGSRVSENTIAKETGIGSHNTVASYLSLAEDLFVLRAFYKVEDKGVNYRSFKKVYFTDPFIYRVMKRYTKGEGGIEEGEVPRVIEGVVGEHLARELSSVGYTFFKGGKEVDFVIGDIGVEVKWGRGDVRDLRTSKGYVLSLDDFRIEGGKAVVPVSVFLYLISSEKVFY, from the coding sequence ATGAGTTTCCAAAACCCGTGGTGGGCGGACAAGGGAAAGATATATGACGACGGTCACGTAAGAAAAGTACTTTCATCAAACCCCCGTTTTTTAGTCCCGCCTATCGGGGAGAGTTCGTTAATCTTAGGCCCTAGACAAGTAGGAAAGACCACATACCTCAAGGTCACTATAATGAACCTACTGGAGCGGGGAGTTGAGCCCACGAAAGTTTTCTTCTTTTCATGTGACGCGTTAAAGACAAAGGAAGACTTAGTCTCCCTCTTATCACAGTACCGTTCGTTAATAAACAGTGAAGGTGGGTTTATATTTCTTGACGAAGTGACATTCGTGGAGGACTGGAACGTAGGCTTACTCCACTTATTTAACGCGGGGTACTTCAGGGACACTGTAGTTTATGTAAGCGGTTCGGCCTCGGTATCGCTGAAGAAAGAGACATTACCGGGCAGGCCTATAAGGAAGTTAGTATATTACCCCCTGAACTTCCGCGTGTTCTTCAACACGTTCTATAAGAGACTGAACGCCCCTACACTGTCCCCCTCAGACGTAAAGGGGTTCTTTAACGCCTCTGCCAAGTTAGCCCCCTACTTATCCGAGCTGAATAGGGGGCTCCTCGATTACGTAAAGAGAGGGGGTTTCTTAGCTACGGCTTATACGGACGGTGACCCGTTAAACAGCTTATACGAGGTATACAAGGACGCAGTGCTTAGCGACATGGCGAAGTTGGGCAAGAACGAGAGGGCCTTCAGGGAGGTGGTGGAAAAAGTCATAGACTTTTACGGTAGTAGGGTGTCTGAGAACACTATAGCAAAAGAGACCGGAATAGGGTCACATAACACGGTAGCCTCCTATCTGTCCTTAGCAGAGGACTTATTCGTCCTCAGGGCCTTTTACAAAGTAGAGGATAAGGGGGTCAATTACCGCTCATTCAAGAAGGTGTACTTCACCGACCCGTTCATATACCGCGTTATGAAAAGGTATACTAAAGGTGAGGGGGGAATCGAAGAGGGCGAAGTGCCTAGGGTGATCGAAGGGGTTGTAGGCGAACACTTGGCTAGGGAACTTAGCAGTGTTGGGTACACTTTCTTTAAAGGGGGTAAGGAGGTAGACTTCGTCATCGGGGACATAGGGGTAGAAGTTAAGTGGGGCAGAGGAGACGTGAGAGACCTGAGGACTAGTAAGGGGTACGTCCTATCCCTAGACGATTTCAGGATAGAAGGCGGAAAAGCTGTGGTCCCGGTGTCGGTCTTCCTCTACCTCATATCGTCAGAGAAGGTGTTCTATTAG
- a CDS encoding DUF488 domain-containing protein: MIKVKRVYDPVEKGDGVRILVDRLWPRGIKKDKVDVWLKDIAPSEELRTWFGHDPDKWEEFKRRYFEELSKNPKLDILLQLIKKGEDVTLLYASKSPYNNAVALKEFIDKILNRDDE; this comes from the coding sequence ATGATAAAAGTAAAGAGGGTTTACGATCCGGTAGAAAAGGGCGACGGGGTCAGGATATTAGTAGATAGGTTATGGCCGAGGGGCATTAAAAAGGACAAAGTTGACGTTTGGCTTAAAGACATAGCCCCTAGTGAAGAATTAAGGACGTGGTTCGGCCACGACCCCGACAAGTGGGAGGAGTTCAAGAGGAGGTATTTCGAGGAGCTCAGCAAGAACCCCAAGCTAGATATTTTATTGCAGTTGATCAAGAAGGGTGAGGACGTAACGTTACTTTACGCCTCTAAGTCCCCTTACAATAACGCGGTTGCCCTAAAGGAATTTATAGATAAAATATTAAACCGAGATGACGAGTAG
- a CDS encoding nitric oxide response protein, which produces MRMPLLLMVSGIALLLLGGIPAVFEFMEMQGFPIDPTSNIFPAHWFIMIYGFFGSLIGNEVLVALSAEWSGKIASNGLIGFYLVLLVLGVTSFFYNQELGLVFVLIAMAILLYYSRVYLERSRLGLEPTVYNWLLFYSLIATIFVLSTQIGLGYTIPYLNLLFPTSMVFAVMTRDVSLVTRVRVSGWENVLAFIFLVLGVGFEQGALMLLAWALSFHASGLYKAKGRKYPIIHLVTAWIYFLLGSVFISNYDVFIHSIAVGFLFNTVFGVDVVLMDLFINAFQKRVSVRPSYIPFFLLNTGLVMRLLYDFGVSSPVFLLSAPLQGIGILSFFLLTLRQVMFK; this is translated from the coding sequence ATGAGGATGCCGTTACTCTTAATGGTTTCGGGGATAGCCCTCCTATTACTTGGAGGTATACCAGCAGTATTTGAGTTCATGGAAATGCAAGGATTCCCCATTGACCCGACGAGTAACATATTCCCAGCACACTGGTTTATAATGATATACGGCTTCTTTGGCTCACTAATAGGAAATGAGGTTTTAGTAGCCTTAAGTGCGGAATGGAGCGGAAAAATTGCGAGTAACGGTTTAATAGGGTTTTATTTAGTACTCCTAGTCCTAGGGGTAACCTCGTTTTTCTATAATCAAGAACTGGGGCTCGTCTTTGTCCTCATCGCAATGGCAATTTTACTCTATTACTCTCGCGTGTACTTAGAAAGGTCGAGGTTGGGACTTGAACCGACAGTATATAACTGGTTACTTTTCTACTCGCTGATAGCCACAATCTTCGTCCTCTCAACCCAGATCGGGTTAGGATACACAATCCCGTACTTGAACCTACTGTTCCCGACAAGTATGGTATTTGCAGTAATGACCAGGGACGTATCGCTAGTTACAAGAGTTAGGGTATCCGGCTGGGAGAACGTTTTAGCCTTCATATTTCTAGTCTTAGGGGTGGGGTTCGAGCAAGGTGCCTTAATGCTCCTAGCTTGGGCGCTCTCATTCCACGCCTCGGGGCTCTATAAAGCGAAAGGGAGGAAGTACCCTATAATACACTTGGTGACGGCGTGGATTTACTTCCTGCTCGGTTCAGTCTTCATTTCAAACTACGACGTTTTCATCCACTCAATTGCAGTGGGCTTCCTCTTCAACACGGTCTTCGGTGTCGACGTAGTCTTAATGGACTTGTTCATCAACGCCTTCCAGAAGAGGGTCTCCGTAAGGCCGTCATATATCCCGTTTTTCTTACTTAACACCGGGTTAGTGATGAGGCTACTTTACGATTTTGGCGTCTCCTCACCGGTTTTCTTGCTGTCTGCTCCATTACAAGGAATAGGGATCCTTTCCTTCTTCCTACTTACCTTAAGGCAGGTGATGTTTAAATGA
- a CDS encoding AbrB/MazE/SpoVT family DNA-binding domain-containing protein, translating to MKTKIRVGKKLTIHIPKAVAEELSIKEGDVLSLNVKGNKIILEHNDAILLSLKGKKFAKVTIDEVEKISEEEQGKYEDPY from the coding sequence ATGAAGACTAAAATACGTGTCGGTAAGAAGCTCACAATCCATATCCCCAAGGCTGTAGCTGAAGAACTCAGCATCAAGGAAGGCGACGTCTTATCCTTAAACGTCAAGGGTAATAAGATAATTTTAGAGCACAACGACGCTATACTGCTTTCATTAAAGGGTAAGAAGTTCGCCAAGGTCACAATAGACGAGGTAGAAAAGATAAGCGAAGAGGAACAGGGTAAGTATGAGGATCCTTATTGA
- a CDS encoding hemerythrin domain-containing protein produces MITDPISLLKFEHAVLRVRFQVIKDCLSSETGWEMLRTTHYFIVNWHAKIEDKYVFPVLEKMGINVKPLSNDHLLIEKYGGSVLKERRRDWAERYIRIVIDHNLNEEKIFPNQLGREILKDIINDMKKFEGYSEFTGLSEYDLYIE; encoded by the coding sequence ATGATAACCGACCCTATCTCATTACTCAAATTCGAGCATGCAGTCCTCAGAGTTAGGTTTCAGGTAATTAAGGACTGCTTAAGTTCAGAGACTGGCTGGGAGATGCTGAGGACTACTCACTACTTTATCGTCAACTGGCACGCGAAAATAGAGGATAAATACGTGTTCCCGGTCTTGGAGAAGATGGGGATAAACGTTAAACCCCTATCTAACGACCACCTACTCATCGAAAAATACGGGGGCTCGGTGTTAAAAGAAAGGAGGAGGGATTGGGCTGAAAGGTATATCCGTATAGTCATCGACCACAACCTTAACGAAGAGAAAATATTTCCCAACCAACTGGGACGTGAAATTTTAAAGGACATCATAAACGATATGAAAAAATTTGAGGGGTATTCCGAATTTACTGGGTTGAGCGAATACGACTTGTATATTGAATGA
- a CDS encoding helix-turn-helix domain-containing protein, translating to MPKLPFRVTMLIEDHPCEVMKLITVMGLKASVENVKLRESVTDHVLLFESKVKNEDAFKLKSSNVKVLRLTDSKIWVRTNGCAVCRVLYTSDVVIEKIKVVKEKTLLYTLLVPNTQSLKDFLSKLTNQGIKVTVINTDEISSNELTERQMEILKLAYKLGYFDDERGITLTELANKLNISPPTLEEILRKALRKVVKYYLDKVG from the coding sequence ATGCCCAAGTTACCTTTTAGAGTCACGATGTTGATTGAAGATCACCCTTGCGAGGTAATGAAGCTCATAACCGTAATGGGGCTTAAGGCGAGTGTAGAGAACGTTAAATTAAGGGAAAGTGTGACCGACCACGTGCTCCTATTCGAGTCGAAGGTCAAGAACGAGGACGCGTTTAAGCTCAAGTCATCTAACGTTAAAGTATTAAGGCTGACAGACAGCAAGATATGGGTCAGGACTAACGGGTGTGCAGTGTGTAGAGTACTTTATACTTCAGATGTAGTGATAGAGAAGATAAAAGTAGTGAAAGAGAAGACTTTGCTATACACCTTGTTAGTCCCTAACACTCAATCGTTAAAGGATTTTCTGTCAAAGCTCACTAACCAAGGGATTAAGGTCACAGTAATAAACACCGACGAGATAAGCAGTAACGAATTGACTGAGAGGCAGATGGAGATATTAAAATTGGCTTATAAGCTGGGTTACTTTGACGACGAGAGGGGTATAACTTTAACCGAACTCGCTAATAAGTTGAATATTTCACCACCAACTTTAGAGGAAATATTACGAAAAGCACTGAGAAAAGTAGTCAAATACTACTTGGACAAAGTAGGGTAA
- a CDS encoding PIN domain-containing protein — MRILIDTSFILPPLGIDVGERVLDLIREFYGHEVYFTELSLLEAMWVLKRLVKQGVRVDFSTVRAGLKSINKTYHPLKIPARAYINALNDKRHNDLIDLVLYYTAKAYGLKLLSLDEKLKEIDKDGVIIQSLSK, encoded by the coding sequence ATGAGGATCCTTATTGATACTAGTTTTATACTCCCACCCCTGGGCATAGACGTAGGCGAAAGAGTACTGGACCTCATAAGGGAGTTTTATGGACATGAGGTCTACTTTACGGAGCTGTCCTTACTTGAAGCGATGTGGGTGCTCAAGAGGCTGGTAAAACAAGGGGTCAGAGTGGACTTCAGTACAGTTAGAGCCGGGTTGAAAAGCATAAATAAGACTTATCACCCGCTGAAAATACCCGCAAGGGCTTATATAAACGCCCTGAACGATAAGAGACATAATGACCTCATAGACCTAGTCCTTTACTATACAGCAAAAGCCTACGGCCTTAAGCTACTCTCTTTAGACGAAAAGTTAAAAGAGATCGATAAGGACGGGGTTATTATACAAAGCCTAAGTAAATAA
- a CDS encoding AAA family ATPase, whose amino-acid sequence MRVAIENFGPIRSANFELCDTTIVIGPNASGKSFISTLLYSVLRAVSPSIREIRGGYEVEPEAKLSSYLKAINEALSEDLKGWLEILFGVKYKELISYDSKEAKVSFTSPIGGLEIKMSEKFEAKIVLNKDFKVVTNVIEMDNFPANRLKISSEIDIENEEIEVNVYTRKKSEMSDISTGSVLSELVNYLGELLFGDYIPVVMLPTERNLVVVNLLSYLNASVLSNTASDKPVIRYFIGDLLFEMEMLRGKEFSLKMGHIDLRYKVLEPFVLEIYEKGHKVPVSLLSSGYSQVIPIDIMASESEFIMIEEPELNLHAGAQRDMADYLSNLVQRGKKLFLTTHSDIFTVQMAVNHVRNGKDKPFKIYLLNNGTMEEVEYTEKGDVESIPTITDVIREQIKEIYGE is encoded by the coding sequence ATGAGAGTCGCGATAGAGAACTTCGGCCCTATAAGGAGTGCAAACTTTGAGTTATGTGATACTACGATAGTTATTGGCCCTAACGCTTCTGGTAAATCCTTCATCTCCACCCTCCTTTATTCAGTCCTTAGGGCCGTATCACCTTCCATAAGAGAGATACGTGGAGGTTATGAGGTCGAGCCGGAAGCAAAACTGAGTTCATATCTTAAAGCCATAAATGAGGCATTATCGGAAGACTTAAAGGGTTGGTTGGAAATACTTTTCGGCGTAAAATATAAAGAGCTTATCTCGTACGACAGTAAAGAGGCCAAGGTATCTTTTACTAGCCCAATAGGGGGTCTAGAGATAAAGATGAGTGAAAAATTCGAGGCTAAAATAGTGTTAAACAAGGACTTTAAAGTGGTAACTAACGTCATTGAAATGGATAACTTTCCCGCTAACCGACTCAAGATTAGTTCTGAGATCGATATAGAGAATGAGGAAATCGAAGTAAATGTGTATACTAGAAAAAAGTCGGAGATGTCAGATATAAGTACTGGGTCAGTTTTATCAGAGTTAGTTAATTATCTAGGTGAGTTATTATTTGGGGACTATATCCCAGTAGTCATGCTACCTACTGAAAGGAACTTGGTCGTAGTTAATTTGTTAAGCTACTTGAACGCTAGTGTTTTGTCAAACACGGCCTCTGACAAGCCGGTAATTAGGTATTTTATCGGAGACTTACTGTTCGAGATGGAAATGTTGAGGGGTAAGGAATTTTCTCTAAAAATGGGTCATATAGACTTAAGGTATAAGGTCTTGGAGCCTTTCGTCCTTGAGATTTACGAAAAAGGGCATAAAGTGCCCGTTTCACTCCTCTCTTCCGGGTATTCACAAGTTATCCCCATTGACATTATGGCAAGCGAAAGTGAGTTTATAATGATAGAGGAACCCGAGCTTAACCTTCACGCAGGGGCACAGAGAGATATGGCGGACTACCTCAGCAACTTGGTACAGAGAGGCAAGAAGCTCTTTCTCACTACGCACAGTGACATATTTACCGTTCAGATGGCTGTAAACCACGTAAGGAATGGTAAGGACAAACCTTTCAAGATATACTTGCTCAATAACGGGACTATGGAAGAGGTTGAGTATACGGAAAAGGGTGACGTAGAGTCAATACCTACTATTACAGATGTGATAAGGGAACAGATAAAGGAGATTTACGGTGAATAA
- a CDS encoding PaREP1 family protein encodes MEEIIKRAKEKGIDIEDVLLREIAKNDPQEGVKLRLEIAESYMNEAYDYLKKGDPVQASEKAYKVAEEVVRALAEKFKTDEYRQASAEGRWYTYLLASATNELSKRFGDWVAEGWNAGYVLHVWGFHEGKLSVDKITVNMEKVKKMLEKAKSVLYQGL; translated from the coding sequence GTGGAAGAGATAATAAAGAGGGCTAAGGAAAAGGGTATTGATATAGAGGACGTCCTCCTGAGAGAGATAGCTAAGAACGACCCTCAAGAAGGGGTTAAATTGAGGTTGGAAATCGCGGAAAGTTACATGAACGAAGCTTACGATTATTTGAAGAAGGGTGACCCAGTTCAAGCTTCTGAAAAGGCTTACAAGGTCGCTGAAGAGGTAGTTAGAGCGTTAGCTGAAAAGTTTAAAACAGACGAATACAGGCAAGCGTCGGCTGAAGGTAGGTGGTACACATACTTACTAGCCAGTGCGACTAACGAGTTGTCAAAGAGGTTCGGTGATTGGGTCGCAGAAGGTTGGAACGCGGGGTACGTATTACACGTATGGGGTTTCCATGAGGGTAAACTGAGCGTGGACAAGATCACAGTAAACATGGAAAAAGTAAAGAAAATGTTGGAAAAAGCGAAGAGTGTGCTATACCAAGGCCTATAA